Part of the Panicum virgatum strain AP13 chromosome 4N, P.virgatum_v5, whole genome shotgun sequence genome is shown below.
TTCCAATGCTGGATGCCCCAATACCAAGTAACATGCTgtgaagggtttcaactttctATTGGGGACCGCATTCTTAAAATACCGTTCTTGTAGTTAGTACTAGCCCTATTGAACTTGGGGGATCATAATTCATAGCACCAAGGTACAACAGATGTTGGATCATATTCGTTATCGTGGTTGTAACCTACCTATTTGTTATGCACATTAGTAGATTCTTCTATTACCTTGAAATAATGTGGGTGTTATCAGCAGACAAATTCAACATATATATGAATATAATGTTACTAGTGTTCAACCCTTAACCCAGCTCGGTCGCAGATTTCTCAGAACTTGAGACCCATATTGTATTTCCAATTCCAGAGTCCAGACaacataaaattttatcattaaGGTGCACTATAGCTAGTAGCTACTTCCATTGTCAATCTGCCATACCTGCTAACTTAGAAAGGATTAATCACAACTCTAATATTCATATGTCTTGTCTTATGCTAGACCTGTATTTTTATCGGACTTTTGTAGTGTTCAATTTTTCCTTATTCCACAATGAAAAAGGAAGGTATCTGTGTCAATGTATTTTTTGTTTGATCTATTTCTGGGCTTAGAGAAACGGTCATCTTCCCACTAACTCTGGTTTGGTTGGAATCATGTTGGAATCTCAACCTGCAAATGCGTTGATGTAATTCATGGTGGTGCCTTAATTTCACAAAGCAACATCAGCATGTTGAACTTGAATTGAATTAGTGGGTTCTCTGTTTTACTTTATGTTTGTATATGTTATCTTGTGATGATGACCTTACAAGTCATGTCCATCACTCTTGTACAACGTATCTTAGTGCTGCTGCTTGTTGAATGTGTTATTGTTTAATTTTCTTAGGTTTCCCTACCCTTaactcttttttttgtttaggtTACCTCACCTTATGGCAATACAGTACATCACAATGAGAATGCCACAACGGGTCAGTTTGCATTCACTACCTCAGAAGCTGGAAACTACCTTGCATGCTTCTGGATAGACAGTGCAGAGAAAGGATCAGGAACATCTCTAAATCTTGATTGGAAGATAGGGATTGCAGCGAAGGACTGGGATACAATTGCTAAGAAGGAGAAAATTGAGGTATGGCCTATACAGTCTGGTCCAAGTTCAACCACATTCCAAATTTACTGCATTGCTTTTGGTTTCTAACTATTTGCAATCTGGATTTTTCACCTTTTCTTATCAGGGTGTCGAGCTAGAGCTTAGGAAACTTGAAGCTGCCGTCGAATCCATCCATCATAACTTGCTGTACCTCAAAGCAAGGCAAGTTAtctattccttttttttccgtTTGAACTGGTATCTATTGTCTTTTCTTCAAAAACATAATAACTACATTGAACTCTTGGGGTAGTATTACCAGTCCCATTGCAACCAGAATTGGCTATAACAATGAAGAACAATACTGGCAGTAATAAATTACCTCATGGATGTTGTTTCGAGTCAGTGACAATATAAATGCGATGATGAGAATGCAAAATGACTGCCACTGTATGTTAAGGGTatttgcaaaagttggtgcATTGCATGATTGAATGTTATCTCATTAtctgtgctgtgctgtgctgtgcaGGGAAGCGGATATGCGGACGGTGAGCGAGAAAACAAATTCTAGAGTTGCCTGGTTCAGCATCTTGTCACTTGGAGTCTGCATTGTGGTCTCTGTGCTGCAGCTGTGGCATCTTCAAGGTTTCTTCCGGAAGAAGAAGCTCATATAGATTCACGCTCAGCCGTTTGATGTGTGTACTCCGTTGTTAACTACCTTAGGAAAAGGACATTTTTGCCATATTTATTTCGAGGAACTCATATGGTGGACAAAACAGCTGGTTGATACATGATACATGGTTTCAATAGCTAGCAACTAATATTATACGCAATCATGCGCATCATTGGATTTTGATTACTTTGCCGTTGCTGATGCAAACATGGTACTTGTGGAAATATCTggcatgtattttttttttttgaaaaagcatGCATGGACAATATGGGCTGTTAAGTTTTGAAGTGATACTTTGGAGCACTTTAGGAGGGTTTATCCCAAAATAACTTCATTAACCAGTAAAACTGAAAAAACTGacttttgcacaaaactggcccTTAATCGTGGTAATATATATGGAGGTGACCTTGGGCCTTTTGTGCCGGGCTGGGCCGTTACCGGACCGGACGGACTAGATTTTGTTCTGTGGGGGCAAACCGTGCCACGTCAGACTTCacctgccgccgccgatgcTCCGGTGGGAGTCAACGGAACACACAAGCTCAGCacgcagcgcagcgcagccaTCGCACATTCGCACCATGGCGcctctccgccaccgccgcctcctgctcgccgtcctcctcctctgcgGTCTCCCCCGCCCCGCCCACCCCTTCACCGAGCTCGAGTCCGACCAGGTCGCCCGCTTCCAGGAGTACCTCCGCATCCGCACGGCGCACCCGTCCCCCGActacgccggcgccgccgccttcctcctcccctaCGCCGCGTCCCTGGGCCTCCGCACCACCACGCTCCACTTCACCCCGTGCAAGACcaagcccctgctcctcctcacCTGGCCGGGCTCCGACCCGTCCCTCCCCTCGGTGCTCCTCAACTCCCACATCGACTCCGTCCCCGCGGAGGCCGAGCGGTGGTCGCACCCGCCCTTCGCCGCGCACCGCGACCCCGCCACCGGCCGCGtctacgcgcgcggcgcgcaggACGACAAGTGCCTCCCCGTCCAGTACCTCGAGGCGATCCGGGGCCTCCGGGCCGCGGGGTTCGCGCCCGCCCGCACCGTCCACATCTCGCTCGTCCCCGACGAGGAGATCGGCGGCATGGACGGGTTCGAGAAGTTCGCGCAGTCGGAGGAGTTCCGCGCCCTCAACATCGGGTTCATGCTCGACGAGGGGCAGGCGTCGCCGACGGATGTGTTCAGGGTCTTCTACGCGGACAGGCTGGTGTGGAGGCTCATCGTGAAGGCAGCGGGGGCGCCCGGGCACGGGTCGAGGATGTtcgacggcgccgccgtggacaaTTTGATGGATTGCCTGGAGACCGTGTCCGGGTTCAGGGAGGCGCAGTTCGGGATGGTGAAGGCCGGGGAGAGGGGTCCCGGGGAGGTGGTTTCAGTGAACCCTGTGTACATGAAGGCCGGCATACCAAGCCCCACGGTAAGGGTTGTGCACTTGTGCTGCTACTATCTAGTTACTGTAACTAGCTTAGTGCAAGAGTCATAAACAAACAGATTTTAACATAGGTAACTAGAGATGGTCTGCAAGAATCATTGGTATCACTAGACTCCACATATTTGCTTGTTTTCACTTTCCACATTGCGGTGTGGTGCTGAACTTTATAGGCTTGATTCAATGACCAGCTACTAATTTGCATACTTACTTTTCTGGTACACAAATACTCTGTCCAAAAATTTCACAATATTTTATCTGATTAAATTATTAAACAGATCTAGTAAACTAAGGATCATGTAATACTCTGTCCCTATGGCATTTCTATCAGAGACAATTTGTAAGAGTGCATCAATTGGGAAGGCAATATCTTCCTTTTTGAATTCACAAGTTTACGCCATTGAAATTAGTCCACAAAGTGTAGATTCGCTCTTGATGATAATGTCGTATTTGGTCCTACTTTTGTTGTTATCAGTCCCTCAGCTTTATAATCCTGTTCACCTGCATTCCTTTATTGTCTTCTTTACGAGACCAAAGAATATTATGCGGTTGGAATTTTACATTTCGAATCATTCTAGTATTGTAGGACCTGCGCATAAGTTTCATGCAAAAATAAGGTGCACTGCACAGATGTTTACAGAAACTTATTTTAATGACAAAGGATGTTCAAAATTCATGTATCTTTCATCAACATTTAGTCGTTAAGTCAaccttgattttttttgaataattcAACCTTGATTGACAGTGCAAAGAGTCCCATATGCTGCTTTCCATGTCATCTAATGATAGAGGGATCAATTTGTGATGCATATGAGTCTACCAAACAAGTTTGAGGGAGACAAACCCAATTGAATAAAATCACTAAATTGTATCTTTCTGCATATCAGAACCAGCAGAGTAGAGTTCAAGGGGCAGACTGAACCATGTATTCTGTAGATACAGGTTGAAGATTTTCCTAAAGCTAGGAGTTGCTTCATAATTATGAATATGATATTTTAATTAAGACTCTATTTTTCATAAGCATATAGAGAAATGAATGTTCTTGTCTCAGTCTGCACTGAGACTTTCAGTCTCATTAAATAATATAGGCCCTTGTCCCCTTGATTTCACCGAATGTTATTTTAGTACATTTGCTGCAGATTTTCTGCAACATTAATTTTTGTATACTTACAAATATAATTTGCTTCAAAGCTCCGAACTAGAACTTTCAGCAGTGAATAGGTTTGTTACCT
Proteins encoded:
- the LOC120669766 gene encoding transmembrane emp24 domain-containing protein p24delta3-like; translation: MAAPTFPALLLSAVLLLLLLPPPPGAEAVWLELPPSGTKCVSEEIQPNVVVLADYAIMYESHPTSHPTVAVKVTSPYGNTVHHNENATTGQFAFTTSEAGNYLACFWIDSAEKGSGTSLNLDWKIGIAAKDWDTIAKKEKIEGVELELRKLEAAVESIHHNLLYLKAREADMRTVSEKTNSRVAWFSILSLGVCIVVSVLQLWHLQGFFRKKKLI
- the LOC120669764 gene encoding aminoacylase-1-like isoform X1 translates to MLRWESTEHTSSARSAAQPSHIRTMAPLRHRRLLLAVLLLCGLPRPAHPFTELESDQVARFQEYLRIRTAHPSPDYAGAAAFLLPYAASLGLRTTTLHFTPCKTKPLLLLTWPGSDPSLPSVLLNSHIDSVPAEAERWSHPPFAAHRDPATGRVYARGAQDDKCLPVQYLEAIRGLRAAGFAPARTVHISLVPDEEIGGMDGFEKFAQSEEFRALNIGFMLDEGQASPTDVFRVFYADRLVWRLIVKAAGAPGHGSRMFDGAAVDNLMDCLETVSGFREAQFGMVKAGERGPGEVVSVNPVYMKAGIPSPTGFVMNMQPSEAEVGFDLRLPPTADIEQIKRRVKEEWAPAHKNLTYELTQKGPVTDGAGHPIFTATDESNPWWSVFEQAITSAGGKLSKPEILSSTTDSRFVRQLGIPALGFSLMSNTPILLHDNDEFLEDKVFLRGIKVYEHVIRALSSFQG
- the LOC120669764 gene encoding aminoacylase-1-like isoform X2, whose amino-acid sequence is MAPLRHRRLLLAVLLLCGLPRPAHPFTELESDQVARFQEYLRIRTAHPSPDYAGAAAFLLPYAASLGLRTTTLHFTPCKTKPLLLLTWPGSDPSLPSVLLNSHIDSVPAEAERWSHPPFAAHRDPATGRVYARGAQDDKCLPVQYLEAIRGLRAAGFAPARTVHISLVPDEEIGGMDGFEKFAQSEEFRALNIGFMLDEGQASPTDVFRVFYADRLVWRLIVKAAGAPGHGSRMFDGAAVDNLMDCLETVSGFREAQFGMVKAGERGPGEVVSVNPVYMKAGIPSPTGFVMNMQPSEAEVGFDLRLPPTADIEQIKRRVKEEWAPAHKNLTYELTQKGPVTDGAGHPIFTATDESNPWWSVFEQAITSAGGKLSKPEILSSTTDSRFVRQLGIPALGFSLMSNTPILLHDNDEFLEDKVFLRGIKVYEHVIRALSSFQG